One genomic window of Punica granatum isolate Tunisia-2019 chromosome 1, ASM765513v2, whole genome shotgun sequence includes the following:
- the LOC116193164 gene encoding uncharacterized protein LOC116193164 produces MARPESVTRLLSLVFFVTVGFSAIRANSQSLPPARPDGFVYSTDPVGPETIIIEAFLDPVCPDSRDAWWPLKKALDYYGPHVWLVVHLLPLPYHDNAYVASRALHIVNSLNSSATFHLLELFFKQQEKFYNDQTLNLSKASIVRLVAKFATQAVGNSFYSAIEQGFNDRRTDLKTRVSFKYSTSKGVSATPTFFLNGFVLPHAGSPIDFEGWKSYIDPLIGASSDNGDETLHYFL; encoded by the exons ATGGCGAGACCAGAATCCGTCACCCGTTTGCTCTCCCTGGTCTTCTTCGTGACCGTCGGCTTCTCGGCTATTAGGGCGAACTCCCAATCGCTGCCGCCGGCGAGGCCCGATGGGTTCGTGTACTCGACTGACCCGGTCGGCCCGGAAACCATCATCATCGAGGCGTTCTTGGACCCGGTCTGCCCCGACAGCAGGGACGCCTGGTGGCCCCTGAAGAAGGCCCTCGACTACTACGGGCCTCACGTTTGGCTCGTCGTCCACCTCCTCCCTCTCCC TTACCATGACAACGCCTACGTAGCTTCCCGTGCTTTGCACATTGTCAATTCGCTGAATAGCTCCGCGACCTTCCACTTATTAGAGCTATTCTTTAAGCAACAG GAGAAATTTTACAATGATCAGACCCTCAACTTATCAAAGGCTTCCATCGTGAGACTTGTTGCAAAATTTGCTACCCAAGCCGTGGGCAACTCGTTTTACTCCGCCATAGAACAAGGCTTCAATGATCGGAGAACCGATCTCAAGACAAGGGTGTCTTTCAAG TATAGCACTTCAAAGGGAGTTTCTGCCACGCCAACCTTCTTCCTGAATGGATTCGTGCTGCCTCATGCTGGTTCTCCCATAGATTTCGAGGGTTGGAAAAGCTACATTGATCCACTTATCGGTGCATCGAGCGACAATGGGGATGAAACCCTTCACTATTTCCTGTAA
- the LOC116202537 gene encoding UPF0496 protein At1g20180-like — MTNVHPSRTLDAVGNRVKQKQLFSDMLVSVLLDQLGKSKNTCFNSRIEFERLNSMSGGPSVSAEYEKVFRTKSYVDMCAEVDEQMQRRINGDYSKIERAIQIARKVLDDSRVFSVHEEYRIISEELAAYASLDNHLLVVGQTQYHDLLQSYRLLKSRLMIEQGKARRRMKLFMFFENVRKCSPVASCTSGSSKDQATRIRPARGNDMPKLVALERLDRQIDQALRGLFPLMIQISTIHNLVQAVHNEVEYGKNLMRLCSGNQGREMLEAIVNNFDVDRVDFLKKLGELEDHIRLCLLIINKARRSIVVEPVADRSDST; from the exons ATGACAAATGTTCATCCTTCTCGAACATTAGACGCAGTCGGGAACCGTGTGAAGCAGAAGCAG TTATTTTCCGATATGTTGGTCTCTGTCCTTCTCGATCAGCTCGGAAAATCGAAGAACACATGTT TCAATTCGAGGATCGAATTCGAACGTCTGAACAGCATGTCTGGTGGACCAAGCGTGAGTGCAGAATATGAGAAAGTTTTCAGGACCAAGTCCTACGTAGATATGTGTGCCGAAGTCGACGAGCAGATGCAAAGAAGA ATAAATGGTGATTACAGTAAGATCGAAAGGGCAATTCAGATAGCTCGAAAGGTACTTGATGACAGTAGAGTTTTCTCCGTCCATGAAGAATACCGAATTATTTCCGAGGAGTTAGCTGCATATGCTTCGTTGGATAATCATTTATTGGTTGTGGGACAAACACAGTATCACGATCTTCTCCAGTCGTACAGACTGCTGAAAAGCAGGCTAATGATAGAGCAAGGGAAAgcaagaaggagaatgaaATTGTTTATGTTCTTCGAGAATGTAAGAAAATGCAGCCCAGTGGCTTCTTGCACTTCAGGATCTTCCAAGGATCAGGCAACAAGGATCAGGCCAGCCCGTGGAAATGACATGCCGAAGTTGGTTGCTCTAGAAAGACTTGACAGACAAATCGATCAAGCCTTGAGAGGGCTTTTCCCGTTGATGATTCAAATTAGTACTATCCATAATCTTGTCCAGGCGGTACACAATGAGGTGGAGTACGGGAAAAACCTCATGAGGCTGTGCTCGGGGAACCAGGGGAGGGAGATGCTGGAGGCTATAGTGAACAATTTCGATGTTGACAGAGTAGATTTCTTAAAGAAGCTAGGAGAGCTCGAGGATCATATCCGCCTGTGTCTTCTCATTATCAACAAAGCCAGAAGGTCTATTGTTGTCGAACCAGTAGCTGACAGGTCTGATTCAACATGA
- the LOC116215812 gene encoding expansin-A11, which translates to MERAIYALVAGLLLCFANVSAFAPSGWTKGHATFYGGSDASGTMGGACGYGNLYAAGYGTRTAALSTALFNDGASCGQCYRIMCDYQTDTRWCIKGASVTITATNFCPPNFALPSNNGGWCNPPLQHFDMAQPAWEKIGIYRGGIVPVLFQRVPCKKHGGVRFTINGRDYFELVQISNVAGAGSIQSVSIKGSKTGWMAMSRNWGANWQSNSYLNGQSLSFRVTTTDGETRVFENIVPSNWAFGQTFSSNIQF; encoded by the exons ATGGAAAGAGCCATTTATGCACTGGTAGCAGGCCTGCTTCTGTGCTTTGCTAATGTCTCGGCTTTTGCTCCTTCGGGGTGGACAAAAGGCCATGCCACCTTCTATGGAGGCAGCGATGCTTCCGGCACCATGG GAGGGGCGTGCGGGTACGGGAATTTGTATGCGGCAGGTTATGGAACCCGGACAGCGGCCCTGAGCACTGCACTGTTCAATGACGGAGCATCCTGCGGGCAGTGCTACAGGATCATGTGTGACTACCAAACAGACACCAGGTGGTGTATAAAGGGAGCCTCGGTCACCATCACAGCGACCAATTTCTGCCCTCCAAACTTTGCCCTCCCCAGCAATAATGGAGGCTGGTGCAATCCTCCATTGCAGCACTTTGACATGGCCCAACCCGCCTGGGAGAAGATCGGCATCTACAGGGGAGGGATTGTGCCAGTCCTCTTCCAAAG GGTGCCCTGCAAGAAACACGGAGGAGTGAGATTCACCATCAACGGGAGAGACTACTTCGAGCTTGTGCAGATCAGCAATGTTGCAGGGGCTGGATCGATCCAATCGGTGTCGATCAAGGGCTCCAAGACTGGATGGATGGCAATGTCAAGGAACTGGGGAGCAAACTGGCAGTCCAACTCTTACCTCAATGGTCAGTCCCTCTCTTTCAGGGTCACCACAACCGACGGAGAGACCAGGGTCTTTGAGAACATCGTGCCGTCTAACTGGGCCTTTGGGCAGACATTCTCCAGTAACATACAATTCTAA
- the LOC116192214 gene encoding protein FD-like produces the protein MASTSTTTATTTAPSDFPVLSSINNTQCSAPSPSSPSNSCTSRSIKEVWQEISLSSGLVDHSRPGTAIASAIFHDGGPAVSLQDFLAQPFGLFDNDSNNPLSCHFSARDDSFSALSRPPPATVSLSSGLGYYNYYLDSPISSKIRADQPQHQACNPGAPSLIASVSLPDNPFMHKKNAVPQPESGDDHSERRRKRLMKNRESAARSRARKQAYTSELEQEVTHLQEENAKLRRQYQELRLAGPALLPEKQSLRRTLTAPF, from the exons ATGGCCTCAACCTCAACAACAACAGCAACCACAACAGCTCCTTCAGACTTTCCTGTCTTATCCTCCATTAACAACACTCAGTGCTCTGCTCCTTCCCCCTCTTCCCCATCCAACTCATGCACAAGCAGGTCCATAAAAGAGGTATGGCAGGAGATCAGCCTCTCCTCCGGGCTCGTCGACCACTCTCGCCCCGGCACTGCTATTGCCTCCGCCATCTTCCACGATGGTGGTCCCGCCGTCTCCCTCCAGGACTTCCTTGCTCAGCCCTTTGGCCTCTTCGACAATGATAGCAACAATCCCCTCTCCTGCCACTTCTCCGCCCGGGACGACTCCTTCTCAGCACTCTCGAGGCCTCCGCCGGCCACAGTCAGTCTCTCTTCAGGCTTGGGCTACTACAATTATTATCTCGACAGTCCTATTTCCAGTAAGATCAGGGCCGACCAGCCGCAGCACCAGGCTTGTAATCCGGGAGCACCCTCACTCATCGCCTCAGTCAGCTTGCCCGACAACCCGTTCATGCACAAGAAGAATGCTGTGCCGCAGCCggagagtggtgatgaccacTCTGAACGCCGGAGGAAGCGCCTTATGAAGAACAGAGAGTCCGCTGCCCGGTCCAGAGCTAGGAAACAG GCTTACACAAGTGAGCTGGAGCAGGAAGTAACCCATTTACAGGAAGAGAATGCTAAGCTCAGAAGACAATATCAGGAG TTAAGGTTGGCAGGTCCTGCTCTGCTTCCAGAAAAGCAGAGCCTCCGAAGAACCTTGACAGCACCATTTTAA